The Candidatus Sphingomonas colombiensis genome contains the following window.
CCACGCTCCCCCAGTTCCGCTCCGCGGCATCTCCCAATTTGCAGGACATTTCGCACGTGAACGATCTCAACGTCATCGACCGCTTCATGCAGGCGTTCATCACCTACATCGATGCCGGGTTCGGACTGCTCGGCGGCGACGTTCATTTCCTGACGGTCACGCTGATCGGGATCGACATCACGCTGGCCGGCTTGTTCTGGGCGATGGGCGGCGACGACAATGTCATCGGCCGTTTCCTCAAGAAGATCCTCTATATCGGCGCGTTCGCGTTCATCCTGAACAGCTTCTCGACGCTTGCCGGGATCGTCTTCCGCTCGTTCGCCCAAGCTGGCCTCACCGCCGGGGGCGGCACTCTTTCGCCCGACGATCTGCTGAAGCCTGGCCGCCTCGCGGGCACAGGCTTCTCGGCGGCATGGCCGTTGCTGCAGCAGGCATCGCAGCTGACTGGCTTTACGACCTTCTTCGACAACTTCCTGACGATCATCGTGCTGCTGTTCGCCTGGGCGATCGTGATCATCACCTTCTTCATCCTTGCGGTGCAGATGTTCGTGACGATCATCGAGTTCAAGCTGACCTCGCTGGCCGGCTTCATCCTCGTGCCGTTCGCGCTGTGGAATCGCACCAGCTTTCTGGCCGAGCGCGTGCTTGGCAACGTGGTCTCGTCGGGCATCAAGGTGATGGTGCTCGCCGTTATCGTCGGCATCGGCTCCAACTTCTTCACCGAGTTCACGACCGCGCTGCAGGGGCAGGAGCCCGACATCGGTCAGGCGATGAGCCTGATGCTCGCCAGCCTGACCATTTTCGGCCTTGGAATATTCGGCCCAAGCATCGCGTCCGGTCTGGTCGCCGGGGCACCGCAGCTTGGCGCGGGCGCGGCGCTCGGCACGGCCGTCGGCGCGACTGGAATCACGATGCTCGCCGGCGGTGCAGCGATTGGCGGTGCGCATGCGCTTGGTGGCGCTGCGCTGGGCGCGGTTCGCGCCGGCACATCGATGGGATCGGCCGCTTCGACCGCCTACACCCTCGGCAAGGAAACTGCACCGGCACCGACGATGGCGGCCGGACTTGGCGGTGTCGCGCGTGCGGCCGGCAACGCCGCGCGTGAGCACGCCTCCAGCGCGCTCGGCCTCGGCGAGGCAGCTTCAAAGGGTCGAGCGGCGGCATGGAACTCGCTCAATCGCAGCAACAGCGGCGGCTCAGCATCGCCCGGCGAACCCGACGGCGTGCCGGCCTGGGCGCAGGCCATGCGCGGCCAGCAGACCGCCCGCCATCATCGCCAGATCGCGCTGCACACCCTGCAGCAAGGCGACCGCGGCGGCGCCTCCGCCACCCCCGATATCAAGGAAAGGGACTAGTCGATGATCTTCAAACGCGCTGTCCAGCGCTACGGACGAACCCCCGAGCCGGAGACGCCCTATCAGCGCGCCGGCCAGCTCTGGGACGAGCGGATCGGTTCCGCGCGGGTGCAGGCGCGCAACTGGCGATTGATGGCCTTCGGGTGCCTCGCGCTGAGCGGCGGCCTTTCTTCCGGTCTCGTCTGGCAGTCCATGCAGAGCCGCGTCACGCCCTATGTCGTCGAAGTTGACCGGCTCGGCGAGGCGCGCGCCGTCACGCAAGCCGAGGCCGGCTATCATCCGACCGACCCGCAGATCGCATGGCACCTTTCGCAATTCATCGCGCATGTCCGGGGCCGGTCGCTCGATCCGGTGCTCGTGCGCCAGGATTGGCTTGAGGCGTATGACTTCACGACGAAGCGGGGCGCCCAGTTCCTCGGCGACTATGCGCGCGGTGCCGACCCCTTTGCCAGTATCGGCGAGAAGACGGTTTCGGTGCAGGTCACCAGCGTCGTGCGGGCGTCCGACCGATCGTTTCAGGTAAAATGGACCGAGACCGCCTATGAGCGCGGCGCCGAAGCGGGAACATCGCGCTGGACCGCGATCCTGACCGTCGTGCTGAAATCGCCCAGCGACGCCGACACGCTCCGCAAGAATCCGCTCGGCGTTTATATCGATGCGATCGACTGGAGCCGCGAACTCGATCCCCCGGCGTCGCCTCGATCCTCGACACCTGCTCCCGCGCCAACCGTCCCGCCCGGTCTGCCGCTCGGCTCGCCCCTCGATCCCAACCTCGCTGCCCCGGCGCAGCCCACTCAGGAGACTCGCCCATGAAAACCATCCTCGCCGCGTCAGCGCTCGCCTTGTGTGCAGCGCCCGCATTCGCCCAGAACGTCACGTCGCCTGCGCCTGCGGCCCCCGTCATTGCGAGCGCCAATCCACCGGCTGCGAAGGCGCCGGTCCGTCACGCGCGAATACGAAAGCCGATCACTCCAGCTGTCGCACGCGTGGCCTTCGCCAATCGCGCGGCGACCCAGGAGCCGACGGCGCAGGCGTTCGTCAACGCCGTGCAGATCTATCCCTTCAGCGAAGGCACGATCTATCAGGCCTACACCGCGCCCGGCGCCGTGACCGACATCGCCCTGCAACCGGGCGAAAGCCTGATATCGGTGGCCGCAGGTGACACGGTGCGCTGGGTAATTGGCGACACGACCAGCGGGAGCGGCATCGACAAGCGGACGCATATCCTTGTGAAGCCGTTCGCCTCGAGCCTCGCCA
Protein-coding sequences here:
- the trbF gene encoding conjugal transfer protein TrbF, with product MIFKRAVQRYGRTPEPETPYQRAGQLWDERIGSARVQARNWRLMAFGCLALSGGLSSGLVWQSMQSRVTPYVVEVDRLGEARAVTQAEAGYHPTDPQIAWHLSQFIAHVRGRSLDPVLVRQDWLEAYDFTTKRGAQFLGDYARGADPFASIGEKTVSVQVTSVVRASDRSFQVKWTETAYERGAEAGTSRWTAILTVVLKSPSDADTLRKNPLGVYIDAIDWSRELDPPASPRSSTPAPAPTVPPGLPLGSPLDPNLAAPAQPTQETRP
- the trbL gene encoding P-type conjugative transfer protein TrbL encodes the protein MNDLNVIDRFMQAFITYIDAGFGLLGGDVHFLTVTLIGIDITLAGLFWAMGGDDNVIGRFLKKILYIGAFAFILNSFSTLAGIVFRSFAQAGLTAGGGTLSPDDLLKPGRLAGTGFSAAWPLLQQASQLTGFTTFFDNFLTIIVLLFAWAIVIITFFILAVQMFVTIIEFKLTSLAGFILVPFALWNRTSFLAERVLGNVVSSGIKVMVLAVIVGIGSNFFTEFTTALQGQEPDIGQAMSLMLASLTIFGLGIFGPSIASGLVAGAPQLGAGAALGTAVGATGITMLAGGAAIGGAHALGGAALGAVRAGTSMGSAASTAYTLGKETAPAPTMAAGLGGVARAAGNAAREHASSALGLGEAASKGRAAAWNSLNRSNSGGSASPGEPDGVPAWAQAMRGQQTARHHRQIALHTLQQGDRGGASATPDIKERD